The sequence CCGATTCCGCTTATTCCACTCATTCCTACGCACGCCCAAATGCTTTTGCTCATGCCTTACGCAAAATTGCCTTTGGCGCACTTAGGATTTGAGCGATACATTCCTATCGCTCAACTGGACATCTCCTCCAGTGGCATTCGCCTCAATGTAAGCGAGGGCAAAAAGACGGCTTTCGGTTGGCAAATCAACGATTTGGAAAAAAGCTGTCGTGCCAGTGGATTTTTGGGGCTTGAGACCTCTTTACAATTCTTGTACGAGAACAAAGAGGTCTATAATTGGCATCAATCGGAGGCCTATTTACAAGCCCGCCAGTGTTTCGTTAGCTCCGCTGCTGAGTTGCAGACGTTCTTCGCGCTAAACATCGTTTATCCGCGACTCACTTACCTGAAAATCGCAGGCATTATGTTACGAACTGAGCAGCGAATCAAGCAAGTAACCTGTATTCCGCTTTTCGCAGAAATCAAGCAACAGCACTTGCAAGGTAACATTAGCCCCGAAAATGCGGCTTTGCTTGAATACATCAAACCCGCCATTGCGCTGCTGGCCATGAGCCGCGCACTTCTGGAGTCTTCTGTTACACTCGACGATACGGGTATTAGTTTGTTTAACAACAACAATTCCCAAACCGTCAAGGTGCAGCAACCCGCAGAGTTAGAACGACTTGACAGCGTCAAAAAAGAGCTGGAGCAAGAAGGCGAAAGCTACTTAACCCAGTTGGATAATTTTCTGCAAAAAAATGCAGAAACCTATCCACTGTATAAGGATAGCCCCTGTTTTGCAGACCGTCAGACACTCCGATTTGAGCAAGACCCAACCAAACATGTTCATTTATTTTAAACCTAAACCCTTCTTTTTCAATGGAAAATAACCATCACCACACCAATCCATTAGTCAATATTGCCATTGTTATCTGCAACTTTCTTGCTTGGGCTTTTTCGTTTCAAGGGCTACAACAAGTACAGCTCATTGCATCGCTGACGCTCACAACCTTGTCTATCGTTTTCGTTTCATGGCAGATTTATGACAAAATAAAGCAGCGAAAGCCGCCCAATCCTTAACAATTATTTACATTCTAAACCCTTTATCCAATGAAAAATCTATTGCCGCGTTTCTTGCGCTTCTTGGCCTTGTGGCCTGAAATTCTCGGCCTACCAATGGCTTTGTTGGTCTTCTTTATTTCTCCGCTCGCGCTACGAAAAACAGACCCAACCGCCATTGTGTACGATGTCGGTATTTTGCAAATCATTCTATTTGCTCTCATCGCCATGCTCTCCCTCAACAGCCTTGTTTGGTTAGGCATTCGCCTCAATTTCAGAACATTGTTCCACTATTATGTAGAACAATTTCAGTGCGATTTTATCAACCTAAAACCCGTCCAAAGAATATGCGTTTTACTCTCTGTTTACTTTGGCTTGCTCATAGCCTTTGTGTTGTTGGTCAGGGTGCTATAAGAAACGA comes from Flexibacter flexilis DSM 6793 and encodes:
- a CDS encoding DUF6712 family protein, which translates into the protein MMETLFVEKNDFQQYLPVNASLELKLIQSHLWQAQQLHLLPILGNKLLNLLLLANDEVAYQAAFEAIIAQNTAITDENNSNPEATPIPLIPLIPTHAQMLLLMPYAKLPLAHLGFERYIPIAQLDISSSGIRLNVSEGKKTAFGWQINDLEKSCRASGFLGLETSLQFLYENKEVYNWHQSEAYLQARQCFVSSAAELQTFFALNIVYPRLTYLKIAGIMLRTEQRIKQVTCIPLFAEIKQQHLQGNISPENAALLEYIKPAIALLAMSRALLESSVTLDDTGISLFNNNNSQTVKVQQPAELERLDSVKKELEQEGESYLTQLDNFLQKNAETYPLYKDSPCFADRQTLRFEQDPTKHVHLF